A single genomic interval of Juglans regia cultivar Chandler chromosome 1, Walnut 2.0, whole genome shotgun sequence harbors:
- the LOC109013259 gene encoding apoptotic chromatin condensation inducer in the nucleus-like isoform X2: MSSQYPILGNRPIDQWKVTELKEELKRRKLTIKGLKDDLIRRLDEAIRIEMESAGNDVDNGLNSGPEPLVGAKDSESVPAETAKYLADHGGKKNKEPDKVVVQVDINDSVAALDQEKVEEAGFSGTDSGRVEEKLVVHTTAIETSAKVSEIVVSEVALSGQDLEKFETGKESRNSKTQLDNEYSTPQLGNEGSTPQLGNEGSTPLHGIESLKTPESVKLDYFTPDNQVSEGLMPLHGIESLKTPESVKLVFSTPDNQVSEVSPTFGSQVKSDSISTDSVSINEKNELKDNVITDHVKLELDVVKPEMVEPSFSNVVPVGGESHPMDVEEPLENKASDAEKDDNNAADADISKKIDGTDVGYSEKLNLDRSSGDDSMEEDVLEGKQIDWKYNSEEVDKSGVPIVKEESHAAVLGDALSGEKRDVQVEIESHQAATVEKRKLDDQAVANNEPIKRQRRWNSEGLKVPEPQSTNSTPNTTPKDAFQTTPKDTFQTTPKDNFQSTGLKRNFSRSDSTNSDNTPKERVVPPSQKAPSNSLRIDRFLRPFTLKAVQELLGKTGTVTSFWMDHIKTHCYVTYSSVEEAIETRNAVYNLQWPPNGGRLLVAEFVDTQEVKMRSEAPQAPAVPASSGPSVPLAPPTSQQQPQPQPSPRQHNRQQLPPPPPLPPPPPLSNSPQSRERVHLPPPPPLPEKIDPPIVTLDDLFRKTKSTPRIYYLPLSEEQVAGKLASQGKNTKQSAGVACRKEMYRASRSIQLVDGFGFLREECFDLRLSYI, translated from the exons ATGTCGTCACAGTATCCCATTCTTGGCAATCGGCCAATTGATCAGTGGAAGGTTACAGAGCTAAAAGAGGAACTTAAGAGAAGGAAATTGACAATCAAGGGGTTGAAGGATGATTTGATCAGACGATTGGATGAAGCTATCCGCATTGAAATGGAAAGTGCTGGAAATGATGTGGATAATGGTCTTAATAGTGGACCCGAACCTTTAGTTGGTGCAAAAGATTCAGAGTCGGTGCCTGCAGAAACAGCTAAATACCTTGCTGATCATGGTGGCAAAAAGAACAAGGAGCCAGATAAGGTTGTGGTTCAAGTTGACATTAATGACAGTGTGGCAGCCTTGGATCAAGAAAAAGTCGAGGAAGCTGGCTTCAGTGGTACTGATTctggcagggtggaagagaagcTGGTTGTTCATACAACTGCCATTGAAACCAGCGCTAAAGTATCCGAGATTGTGGTATCTGAGGTAGCATTGAGTGGGCAGGATTTGGAGAAATTTGAAACTGGAAAGGAGAGTAGAAACTCAAAGACTCAACTGGATAATGAGTATTCAACACCCCAGCTTGGGAATGAGGGTTCAACGCCCCAGCTTGGGAATGAGGGTTCAACGCCCCTGCATGGGATTGAGAGTTTAAAGACTCCTGAGAGTGTCAAGCTCGACTATTTTACCCCGGACAACCAGGTATCTGAGGGTTTAATGCCCCTGCATGGGATTGAGAGTTTAAAGACTCCTGAGAGTGTCAAGCTCGTCTTTTCTACCCCGGACAACCAGGTATCTGAGGTCAGCCCTACTTTTGGGTCTCAAGTAAAATCTGATTCTATTTCTACTGATTCTGTGTCAATTAATGAAAAGAATGAACTAAAGGATAATGTAATTACTGATCATGTCAAATTAGAACTAGATGTTGTTAAGCCTGAGATGGTGGAACCATCATTCAGCAATGTTGTCCCAGTTGGTGGTGAATCGCATCCGATGGATGTTGAAGAGCCACTTGAGAACAAGGCATCTGATGCAGAGAAAGATGACAACAATGCTGCAGATGCAGACATAAGCAAGAAAATTGACGGTACGGATGTAGGGTACtcagaaaaattgaatttagaCCGAAGTTCTGGTGATGATTCCATGGAAGAGGATGTGCTGGAGGGTAAGCAAATTGATTGGAAGTATAATTCTGAAGAAGTCGACAAAAGTGGAGTACCTATTGTGAAGGAGGAAAGTCATGCTGCTGTTCTTGGGGATGCTTTATCTGGTGAGAAAAGGGATGTCCAAGTTGAGATTGAGAGTCATCAAGCTGCAACTgttgagaaaagaaaacttgatg ATCAAGCAGTAGCAAATAATGAGCCAATCAAGAGGCAACGTAGGTGGAACTCTGAAGGCCTCAAAGTTCCAGAGCCTCAGAGTACAAATTCTACGCCTAACACTACTCCTAAGGATGCTTTCCAGACAACTCCCAAGGACACTTTCCAGACTACTCCCAAGGACAATTTCCAGTCGACTGGTTTGAAACGTAATTTCTCTAGATCAGACTCTACAAATAGTGATAATACACCCAAGGAACGTGTTG TTCCACCATCACAAAAAGCTCCATCTAATTCACTTAGAATTGATCGATTTCTGCGTCCCTTTACCTTGAAAGCAGTGCAAGAACTTCTGGGCAAAACTGGGACTGTTACTAGTTTCTGGATGGACCACATCAAGACCCATTGTTATGTTACT TACTCATCAGTAGAAGAAGCCATAGAGACAAGGAATGCTGTGTATAACCTGCAATGGCCGCCAAATGGTGGGCGTCTCTTAGTGGCCGAGTTTGTCGATACTCAGGAAGTGAAAATGCGGTCGGAGGCTCCTCAAGCTCCAGCTGTTCCTGCAAGTTCTGGTCCTTCTGTTCCTCTAGCCCCTCCCACCTCTCAGCAGCAGCCGCAGCCGCAGCCGTCGCCCCGTCAGCATAATAGGCAGCAGCTTCCACCCCCACCTCCtctcccaccaccaccacctttgTCGAACTCACCGCAGTCACGAGAGCGGGTTCATCTTCCACCCCCACCTCCGCTTCCAGAGAAAATTGATCCTCCTATTGTCACTCTGGATGATCTCTTTCGGAAAACCAAATCAACGCCTCGGATCTACTATTTACCATTGTCAGAAGAACAAGTTGCAGGAAAACTTGCATCCCAGGGCAAAAACACCAAGCA GTCTGCAGGTGTTGCTTGTCGGAAGGAAATGTACCGGGCAAGCAGAAGCATCCAGTTGGTAGATGGGTTTGGGTTTTTGCGAGAGGAGTGCTTTGATTTGAGGTTAAGTTATATCTAG
- the LOC109013259 gene encoding apoptotic chromatin condensation inducer in the nucleus-like isoform X1: protein MSSQYPILGNRPIDQWKVTELKEELKRRKLTIKGLKDDLIRRLDEAIRIEMESAGNDVDNGLNSGPEPLVGAKDSESVPAETAKYLADHGGKKNKEPDKVVVQVDINDSVAALDQEKVEEAGFSGTDSGRVEEKLVVHTTAIETSAKVSEIVVSEVALSGQDLEKFETGKESRNSKTQLDNEYSTPQLGNEGSTPQLGNEGSTPLHGIESLKTPESVKLDYFTPDNQVSEGLMPLHGIESLKTPESVKLVFSTPDNQVSEVSPTFGSQVKSDSISTDSVSINEKNELKDNVITDHVKLELDVVKPEMVEPSFSNVVPVGGESHPMDVEEPLENKASDAEKDDNNAADADISKKIDGTDVGYSEKLNLDRSSGDDSMEEDVLEGKQIDWKYNSEEVDKSGVPIVKEESHAAVLGDALSGEKRDVQVEIESHQAATVEKRKLDDVHTDQAVANNEPIKRQRRWNSEGLKVPEPQSTNSTPNTTPKDAFQTTPKDTFQTTPKDNFQSTGLKRNFSRSDSTNSDNTPKERVVPPSQKAPSNSLRIDRFLRPFTLKAVQELLGKTGTVTSFWMDHIKTHCYVTYSSVEEAIETRNAVYNLQWPPNGGRLLVAEFVDTQEVKMRSEAPQAPAVPASSGPSVPLAPPTSQQQPQPQPSPRQHNRQQLPPPPPLPPPPPLSNSPQSRERVHLPPPPPLPEKIDPPIVTLDDLFRKTKSTPRIYYLPLSEEQVAGKLASQGKNTKQSAGVACRKEMYRASRSIQLVDGFGFLREECFDLRLSYI, encoded by the exons ATGTCGTCACAGTATCCCATTCTTGGCAATCGGCCAATTGATCAGTGGAAGGTTACAGAGCTAAAAGAGGAACTTAAGAGAAGGAAATTGACAATCAAGGGGTTGAAGGATGATTTGATCAGACGATTGGATGAAGCTATCCGCATTGAAATGGAAAGTGCTGGAAATGATGTGGATAATGGTCTTAATAGTGGACCCGAACCTTTAGTTGGTGCAAAAGATTCAGAGTCGGTGCCTGCAGAAACAGCTAAATACCTTGCTGATCATGGTGGCAAAAAGAACAAGGAGCCAGATAAGGTTGTGGTTCAAGTTGACATTAATGACAGTGTGGCAGCCTTGGATCAAGAAAAAGTCGAGGAAGCTGGCTTCAGTGGTACTGATTctggcagggtggaagagaagcTGGTTGTTCATACAACTGCCATTGAAACCAGCGCTAAAGTATCCGAGATTGTGGTATCTGAGGTAGCATTGAGTGGGCAGGATTTGGAGAAATTTGAAACTGGAAAGGAGAGTAGAAACTCAAAGACTCAACTGGATAATGAGTATTCAACACCCCAGCTTGGGAATGAGGGTTCAACGCCCCAGCTTGGGAATGAGGGTTCAACGCCCCTGCATGGGATTGAGAGTTTAAAGACTCCTGAGAGTGTCAAGCTCGACTATTTTACCCCGGACAACCAGGTATCTGAGGGTTTAATGCCCCTGCATGGGATTGAGAGTTTAAAGACTCCTGAGAGTGTCAAGCTCGTCTTTTCTACCCCGGACAACCAGGTATCTGAGGTCAGCCCTACTTTTGGGTCTCAAGTAAAATCTGATTCTATTTCTACTGATTCTGTGTCAATTAATGAAAAGAATGAACTAAAGGATAATGTAATTACTGATCATGTCAAATTAGAACTAGATGTTGTTAAGCCTGAGATGGTGGAACCATCATTCAGCAATGTTGTCCCAGTTGGTGGTGAATCGCATCCGATGGATGTTGAAGAGCCACTTGAGAACAAGGCATCTGATGCAGAGAAAGATGACAACAATGCTGCAGATGCAGACATAAGCAAGAAAATTGACGGTACGGATGTAGGGTACtcagaaaaattgaatttagaCCGAAGTTCTGGTGATGATTCCATGGAAGAGGATGTGCTGGAGGGTAAGCAAATTGATTGGAAGTATAATTCTGAAGAAGTCGACAAAAGTGGAGTACCTATTGTGAAGGAGGAAAGTCATGCTGCTGTTCTTGGGGATGCTTTATCTGGTGAGAAAAGGGATGTCCAAGTTGAGATTGAGAGTCATCAAGCTGCAACTgttgagaaaagaaaacttgatg atgtCCATACAGATCAAGCAGTAGCAAATAATGAGCCAATCAAGAGGCAACGTAGGTGGAACTCTGAAGGCCTCAAAGTTCCAGAGCCTCAGAGTACAAATTCTACGCCTAACACTACTCCTAAGGATGCTTTCCAGACAACTCCCAAGGACACTTTCCAGACTACTCCCAAGGACAATTTCCAGTCGACTGGTTTGAAACGTAATTTCTCTAGATCAGACTCTACAAATAGTGATAATACACCCAAGGAACGTGTTG TTCCACCATCACAAAAAGCTCCATCTAATTCACTTAGAATTGATCGATTTCTGCGTCCCTTTACCTTGAAAGCAGTGCAAGAACTTCTGGGCAAAACTGGGACTGTTACTAGTTTCTGGATGGACCACATCAAGACCCATTGTTATGTTACT TACTCATCAGTAGAAGAAGCCATAGAGACAAGGAATGCTGTGTATAACCTGCAATGGCCGCCAAATGGTGGGCGTCTCTTAGTGGCCGAGTTTGTCGATACTCAGGAAGTGAAAATGCGGTCGGAGGCTCCTCAAGCTCCAGCTGTTCCTGCAAGTTCTGGTCCTTCTGTTCCTCTAGCCCCTCCCACCTCTCAGCAGCAGCCGCAGCCGCAGCCGTCGCCCCGTCAGCATAATAGGCAGCAGCTTCCACCCCCACCTCCtctcccaccaccaccacctttgTCGAACTCACCGCAGTCACGAGAGCGGGTTCATCTTCCACCCCCACCTCCGCTTCCAGAGAAAATTGATCCTCCTATTGTCACTCTGGATGATCTCTTTCGGAAAACCAAATCAACGCCTCGGATCTACTATTTACCATTGTCAGAAGAACAAGTTGCAGGAAAACTTGCATCCCAGGGCAAAAACACCAAGCA GTCTGCAGGTGTTGCTTGTCGGAAGGAAATGTACCGGGCAAGCAGAAGCATCCAGTTGGTAGATGGGTTTGGGTTTTTGCGAGAGGAGTGCTTTGATTTGAGGTTAAGTTATATCTAG
- the LOC109013259 gene encoding apoptotic chromatin condensation inducer in the nucleus-like isoform X3 yields the protein MSSQYPILGNRPIDQWKVTELKEELKRRKLTIKGLKDDLIRRLDEAIRIEMESAGNDVDNGLNSGPEPLVGAKDSESVPAETAKYLADHGGKKNKEPDKVVVQVDINDSVAALDQEKVEEAGFSGTDSGRVEEKLVVHTTAIETSAKVSEIVVSEVALSGQDLEKFETGKESRNSKTQLDNEYSTPQLGNEGSTPQLGNEGSTPLHGIESLKTPESVKLDYFTPDNQVSEGLMPLHGIESLKTPESVKLVFSTPDNQVSEVSPTFGSQVKSDSISTDSVSINEKNELKDNVITDHVKLELDVVKPEMVEPSFSNVVPVGGESHPMDVEEPLENKASDAEKDDNNAADADISKKIDGTDVGYSEKLNLDRSSGDDSMEEDVLEGKQIDWKYNSEEVDKSGVPIVKEESHAAVLGDALSGEKRDVQVEIESHQAATVEKRKLDDQAVANNEPIKRQRRWNSEGLKVPEPQSTNSTPNTTPKDAFQTTPKDTFQTTPKDNFQSTGLKRNFSRSDSTNSDNTPKERVVPPSQKAPSNSLRIDRFLRPFTLKAVQELLGKTGTVTSFWMDHIKTHCYVTYSSVEEAIETRNAVYNLQWPPNGGRLLVAEFVDTQEVKMRSEAPQAPAVPASSGPSVPLAPPTSQQQPQPQPSPRQHNRQQLPPPPPLPPPPPLSNSPQSRERVHLPPPPPLPEKIDPPIVTLDDLFRKTKSTPRIYYLPLSEEQVAGKLASQGKNTKQ from the exons ATGTCGTCACAGTATCCCATTCTTGGCAATCGGCCAATTGATCAGTGGAAGGTTACAGAGCTAAAAGAGGAACTTAAGAGAAGGAAATTGACAATCAAGGGGTTGAAGGATGATTTGATCAGACGATTGGATGAAGCTATCCGCATTGAAATGGAAAGTGCTGGAAATGATGTGGATAATGGTCTTAATAGTGGACCCGAACCTTTAGTTGGTGCAAAAGATTCAGAGTCGGTGCCTGCAGAAACAGCTAAATACCTTGCTGATCATGGTGGCAAAAAGAACAAGGAGCCAGATAAGGTTGTGGTTCAAGTTGACATTAATGACAGTGTGGCAGCCTTGGATCAAGAAAAAGTCGAGGAAGCTGGCTTCAGTGGTACTGATTctggcagggtggaagagaagcTGGTTGTTCATACAACTGCCATTGAAACCAGCGCTAAAGTATCCGAGATTGTGGTATCTGAGGTAGCATTGAGTGGGCAGGATTTGGAGAAATTTGAAACTGGAAAGGAGAGTAGAAACTCAAAGACTCAACTGGATAATGAGTATTCAACACCCCAGCTTGGGAATGAGGGTTCAACGCCCCAGCTTGGGAATGAGGGTTCAACGCCCCTGCATGGGATTGAGAGTTTAAAGACTCCTGAGAGTGTCAAGCTCGACTATTTTACCCCGGACAACCAGGTATCTGAGGGTTTAATGCCCCTGCATGGGATTGAGAGTTTAAAGACTCCTGAGAGTGTCAAGCTCGTCTTTTCTACCCCGGACAACCAGGTATCTGAGGTCAGCCCTACTTTTGGGTCTCAAGTAAAATCTGATTCTATTTCTACTGATTCTGTGTCAATTAATGAAAAGAATGAACTAAAGGATAATGTAATTACTGATCATGTCAAATTAGAACTAGATGTTGTTAAGCCTGAGATGGTGGAACCATCATTCAGCAATGTTGTCCCAGTTGGTGGTGAATCGCATCCGATGGATGTTGAAGAGCCACTTGAGAACAAGGCATCTGATGCAGAGAAAGATGACAACAATGCTGCAGATGCAGACATAAGCAAGAAAATTGACGGTACGGATGTAGGGTACtcagaaaaattgaatttagaCCGAAGTTCTGGTGATGATTCCATGGAAGAGGATGTGCTGGAGGGTAAGCAAATTGATTGGAAGTATAATTCTGAAGAAGTCGACAAAAGTGGAGTACCTATTGTGAAGGAGGAAAGTCATGCTGCTGTTCTTGGGGATGCTTTATCTGGTGAGAAAAGGGATGTCCAAGTTGAGATTGAGAGTCATCAAGCTGCAACTgttgagaaaagaaaacttgatg ATCAAGCAGTAGCAAATAATGAGCCAATCAAGAGGCAACGTAGGTGGAACTCTGAAGGCCTCAAAGTTCCAGAGCCTCAGAGTACAAATTCTACGCCTAACACTACTCCTAAGGATGCTTTCCAGACAACTCCCAAGGACACTTTCCAGACTACTCCCAAGGACAATTTCCAGTCGACTGGTTTGAAACGTAATTTCTCTAGATCAGACTCTACAAATAGTGATAATACACCCAAGGAACGTGTTG TTCCACCATCACAAAAAGCTCCATCTAATTCACTTAGAATTGATCGATTTCTGCGTCCCTTTACCTTGAAAGCAGTGCAAGAACTTCTGGGCAAAACTGGGACTGTTACTAGTTTCTGGATGGACCACATCAAGACCCATTGTTATGTTACT TACTCATCAGTAGAAGAAGCCATAGAGACAAGGAATGCTGTGTATAACCTGCAATGGCCGCCAAATGGTGGGCGTCTCTTAGTGGCCGAGTTTGTCGATACTCAGGAAGTGAAAATGCGGTCGGAGGCTCCTCAAGCTCCAGCTGTTCCTGCAAGTTCTGGTCCTTCTGTTCCTCTAGCCCCTCCCACCTCTCAGCAGCAGCCGCAGCCGCAGCCGTCGCCCCGTCAGCATAATAGGCAGCAGCTTCCACCCCCACCTCCtctcccaccaccaccacctttgTCGAACTCACCGCAGTCACGAGAGCGGGTTCATCTTCCACCCCCACCTCCGCTTCCAGAGAAAATTGATCCTCCTATTGTCACTCTGGATGATCTCTTTCGGAAAACCAAATCAACGCCTCGGATCTACTATTTACCATTGTCAGAAGAACAAGTTGCAGGAAAACTTGCATCCCAGGGCAAAAACACCAAGCAGTAG
- the LOC118343724 gene encoding protein FAR1-RELATED SEQUENCE 5-like, with protein MGENEDGMHHFDINMPYNSPSTPIDYSPFSDSFEQMPPYMSYSPSSNPDDFRQEVPPTSTVPTGTTFEQNLGSTSRMTAESCLDANDMVFDINEDLEGTTVVENDEVRVEAPRSGMEFDSMADLTAYYKQYAKQEGFGVRKQRTRKDDEGRAVYVTVGYARGGKYNPTNNNISKPRPTTRTDCKARVNATLSKNDKWVFTTVENVHNHITVSPKKTRFLRSHKHLDEYSQRILDLNDRAGIRMNKNFYSLVVDAGGFENLQFQEKDCRNFIDKARHLRLGKGGGEALNQYFQRMRDRNDGFVSNMDLDDEGRLRNVFWADARSRAAYEYFGDVVTFDTTYLTNRYGMPFAPFVGVNHHGQSILLGAGLLSNEDTETFVWLFRMWLDCMNGRAPKAMITDQDRAMKSAIALVFPETRHRYCLWHIMRKLPEKLGSHAQFNAGLKTDLQTALYDSHTSGEFEESWGHVIAKYDLHGINGFNPYMRKGLFGFQLT; from the exons ATGGGGGAAAACGAAGATGGAATGCATCATTTTGATATAAATATGCCCTACAATTCCCCGAGTACTCCAATAGACTATAGCCCATTTTCTGATTCATTTGAG CAGATGCCACCTTATATGTCCTACTCTCCGTCGAGTAATCCAGATGACTTCAGGCAAGAAGTGCCCCCGACGTCAACTGTGCCAACCGGTACCACATTTGAACAAAATCTTGGAAGTACATCACGGATGACTGCTGAAAGTTGTCTTGATGCCAACG ACATGGTATTCGACATAAATGAAGATTTAGAGGGTACCACTGTTGTCGAGAATGATGAGGTACGAGTTGAAGCACCAAGATCTGGAATGGAATTTGACAGTATGGCAGATCTTACAGCCTACTATAAGCAATATGCGAAGCAAGAGGGCTTTGGTGTACGGAAACAAAGGACTAGGAAAGATGATGAAGGGAGGGCTGTGTACGTGACTGTTGGTTATGCCCGTGGCGGAAAGTACAATCCTACGAACAATAATATCTCGAAGCCACGACCAACAACTAGAACGGATTGTAAAGCGCGAGTAAATGCGACATTAAGCAAGAATGATAAATGGGTTTTCACCACTGTTGAAAATGTGCACAACCACATAACTGTGAGCCCCAAGAAGACAAGATTCTTGCGATCGCACAAACATCTAGATGAATACAGTCAAAGGATTCTCGACCTAAATGATCGAGCCGGTATACGAAtgaacaagaatttttattctcTTGTCGTTGATGCGGGGGGTTTTGAGAATCTTCAGTTTCAAGAGAAAGATTGTCGAAATTTCATTGACAAGGCTCGACATTTAAGGTTGGGTAAAGGTGGTGGCGAAGCACTTAATCAGTATTTCCAAAGAATGAGAGATCGGAATGATGGGTTCGTTTCTAACATGGACTTGGATGATGAGGGAAGGTTACGGAATGTATTTTGGGCTGATGCTCGGAGTCGAGCGGCGTATGAGTATTTCGGAGACGTAGTAACATTTGATACAACGTACCTAACAAATAGGTATGGGATGCCTTTTGCTCCATTCGTTGGTGTTAATCATCATGGTCAGTCCATATTATTAGGAGCGGGATTGCTTTCAAACGAGGACACTGAAACTTTTGTGTGGTTGTTCCGAATGTGGTTGGATTGTATGAATGGTCGGGCGCCCAAAGCCATGATAACGGACCAAGATCGGGCAATGAAGAGTGCTATTGCCCTTGTATTCCCTGAAACTCGTCACAGATATTGTTTATGGCATATAATGCGCAAACTTCCAGAGAAGTTAGGATCTCATGCGCAATTCAATGCGGGATTGAAGACTGACCTTCAGACTGCATTATATGACTCACATACCAGCGGTGAATTTGAGGAGAGCTGGGGTCATGTAATTGCGAAGTATGATCTCCACGGAATAAATGGCTTCAATCCTTATATGAGGAAAGGTCTTTTTGGGTTCCAGCTTACTTGA
- the LOC109013267 gene encoding protein FAR-RED ELONGATED HYPOCOTYL 3-like, producing MSTTQRSESMNAFFDGYVHSGTTLKEFVDQFDNALRKKVELETMADFNSNNQTIPCVSHFNIEKQFQRLYTNAKFKEVQRELLGLMCCNCSLVSTEGCILKYQVFDEISTDDHIKTLNFCVYYNEEEVEVKCTCALFQMRGILCRHALRVCQFKKINVLPDVYVLDRWRKDLKRTYTLVRSSYDDQRDRTDARNYERVLKRCSKLATKISSDNEKIDAFLRVVDEFETKCEGSTLESAYEQTKAKANVVLDKGKKILSPNVVRGKGRPPSKRKVPPVEKLATKRKKPTSRKILVDETELGEIPGSEQHQFHDGVDVETQNSILTQSTPQMCHHLDAHL from the exons ATGAGCACAACACAAAGGTcggaaagcatgaatgcatttttcgaTGGGTATGTCCATTCCGGTACCACGTTGAAGGAATTCGTCGACCAATTTGATAATGCTCTTAGAAAGAAGGTGGAGTTAGAGACAATGGCTGATTTCAATTCTAACAACCAAACTATTCCCTGCGTGTCCCATTTTAATATTGAGAAGCAGTTTCAAAGGTTATATACAAATGCAAAGTTCAAAGAGGTACAAAGAGAGTTGCTGGGCCTAATGTGTTGTAATTGTTCGTTGGTAAGCACAGAAGGGTGCATTTTAAAATACCAAGTGTTCGATGAAATAAGTACTGATGACCACATCAAAACACTCAATTTCTGTGTTTACTATAACGAAGAGGAGGTGGAGGTCAAATGCACGTGTGCATTGTTTCAGATGAGGGGGATTCTATGCAGGCATGCACTTAGAGTTTGCCAGTTCAAAAAGATTAATGTGCTGCCAGATGTATATGTGTTGGATCGTTGGAGAAAGGACTTAAAGAGGACATACACATTAGTCAGAAGTAGTTACGATGACCAGCGGGACAGAACAGACGCACGGAATTATGAGCGGGTGCTTAAAAGATGTTCGAAATTAGCGACCAAGATATCCTCTgataatgaaaaaattgatgCTTTCTTGCGTGTAGTTGATGAATTTGAGACTAAATGTGAAGGTTCAACACTAGAGTCGGCATATGAACAAACGAAGGCCAAAGCAAATGTCGTCTTGGATAAGGGTAAGAAGATACTAAGCCCCAATGTGGTTCGAGGGAAAGGGAGACCCCCAAGTAAGAGAAAGGTTCCACCAGTGGAAAAGTTggcaacaaagagaaagaaaccg ACTTCCAGGAAAATCTTGGTAGATGAAACAGAATTGGGTGAGATACCGGGATCTGAACAACACCAATTTCATGATGGGGTTGATGTTGAGACACAAAACAGCATTCTTACACAATCAACTCCACAG ATGTGTCACCATCTTGATGCACACTTGTAA